A single region of the Coregonus clupeaformis isolate EN_2021a chromosome 16, ASM2061545v1, whole genome shotgun sequence genome encodes:
- the rabl6b gene encoding rab-like protein 6 isoform X1 → MFSALKKLVGSEPGQPRDKNIPAGMQSMNQSLQRRFAKGVQYNMKIVIRGDRNTGKSTLWHRLQGKKFTDDYIPTQEIQATSIHWNYKTTDDVVKVEVWDVVDKGQKYPLPEGVGRGKKRGDTLKVENEPQESDEVALDAEFLDVYKNCNGVIMMFDITKQWTFNYILRELPKVPTHVPVCVLGNHRDMGDHRVILPDDIRQVIANLNRPMGSSYIHYAEASMKNGFGLKYLHRFFNIPFLQLQRETLLRQLETNQLDMDATLEELTVQQETEDQNYEIFLENIETRSKGYGSPGPANGQSPSSGSQSPIVPPSGASTGNSSPSTPHQPPIAAQVPGLQAPSPSPSPPPPALPAGMVSATAELQSPTLTQAQSPEHPGPSPSPPASAPAQAPPPQKRGLISRLFGSAPAPEVPAAMPEPEPAPVCPANVQSVDDFVPDEGLDKSFLEDSLPSKVKVPQPALESDSDGEDRGNPMVAGYQDELDPDDKELPLPNTLGLLTSKDFTMSSDEEEVEAQPPPPSPPVPAVTQVDHLNLDSDSELKQLGTESIMPHAMEPQAPEPLAPADQLLENTVPQVAEPITLTLTSAPAVALEQPGPPRGKNGGTPGADSDSDPGAPVAEQMLSFVMDDLDFESEEEAVIQKITKEVFPVRDEVLSDLELSDDDIPPATLIPEPLKPTPVLKPSFKSKNETDLFGLGFKEEEAPKAKDSSEDQEEKESKHSSKEKKKKKKKSKEEDEKSSKKKHKKDKKKEKDETGTGDDKERKKKKSRTKKTGDMDDLEDFLAGGEGSANREGGDYEEL, encoded by the exons ATGTTTTCAGCTTTGAAGAAGTTAGTTGGTTCTGAACCAGGCCAGCCgagggacaagaacatccctgctggCATGCAGTCCATGAACCAGAGTTTACAGAGACGCTTTGCCAAAGGAGTACAATACAACA TGAAAATAGTTATCCGCGGAGACCGAAATACTGGCAAGAGCACTCTATGGCATCGACTGCAAGGAAAGAAATTCACGGATGACTACATACCCACTCAAGAGATCCAGGCGACCAGCATCCATTGGAACTACAAAA cCACTGATGACGTGGTCAAGGTGGAGGTGTGGGACGTGGTGGATAAAG GCCAAAAATACCCTCTCCCTGAGGGTGTAG GCAGAGGTAAAAAGCGAGGGGACACTTTGAAAGTGGAGAATGAACCCCAAGAG TCTGACGAGGTGGCCTTGGATGCAGAGTTCCTAGATGTTTACAAGAACTGCAACGGTGTGATCATGATGTTTGACATTACCAAGCAATG GACATTCAACTACATCCTGAGAGAGCTGCCCAAAGTACCCACTCATGTTCCAGTGTGTGTCCTAGGTAACCACAGGGACATGGGTGACCACCGTGTCATTCTACCTGATGACATCCGCCAGGTTATCGCTAATCTGAATAG ACCCATGGGTTCTTCTTATATTCACTACGCTGAAGCCTCTATGAAGAATGGATTTGGTTTGAAATATTTACATAGATTTTTCAACATTCCTTTCCTGCAACTTCAG AGGGAGACTCTGTTACGGCAGCTCGAGACCAACCAGTTAGACATGGACGCCACTCTGGAGGAGCTCACCGTGCAGCAGGAGACTGaggatcaaaactatgaaat TTTCTTGGAGAACATAGAGACCCGCAGTAAAGGCTATGGTTCTCCTGGTCCAGCCAACGGCCAGAGCCCCTCCTCGGGCTCCCAGTCCCCTATCGTCCCTCCAAGTGGGGCCTCCACTGGCAATTCTAGCCCTAGTACCCCTCATCAGCCACCCATCGCTGCCCAGGTCCCCGGCCTCCAGGCCCCCTCGCCCTCGCCCTCTCCTCCGCCTCCTGCCCTGCCAGCTGGGATGGTTTCCGCCACAGCTGAGCTTCAGTCCCCAACTCTGACGCAGGCTCAAAGTCCTGAGCATCCTGGACCATCACCGTCTCCCCCAGCCTCGGCCCCTGCCCAGGCCCCGCCTCCTCAGAAACGTGGCCTGATCTCACGCCTCTTTGGCTCCGCCCCTGCCCCAGAGGTGCCTGCCGCCATGCCAG AGCCGGAGCCTGCCCCCGTGTGTCCTGCTAACGTTCAGAGTGTGGATGACTTTGTGCCAGATGAGGGTCTGGATAAAAGCTTCCTGGAGGACAGCCTTCCCTCTAAAGTCAAGGTTCCCCAACCTGCACTGGAAAGTGACAG TgatggagaggacagagggaacCCCATGGTGGCAGGTTATCAGGATGAGTTAGACCCAGATGACAAGGAGCTGCCCCTGCCCAACACCCTGGGCCTTCTCACCAGTAAAGACTTCACTATGTCTAGCgatgaggaggaggtggaagcacagcccccaccaccatcaccaccagtaCCTGCTGTCACTCAGGTTGACCACCTCAACCTTGACAGTGATTCAGAGCTGAAACA ACTGGGCACTGAGTCCATAATGCCCCATGCCATGGAGCCCCAAGCTCCGGAGCCTTTGGCACCTGCTGACCAACTCTTGGAGAACACTGTCCCCCAGGTGGCTGAGCCCATCACCCTCACCCTGACCTCTGCACCTGCAGTAGCCCTGgagcagccaggcccacccagaGGGAAAAACGGAGGAACCCCTGGGGCAGACTCGGACTCTGACCCAGGGGCCCCTGTTGCTGAACAGATGCTCTCCTTCGTCATGGATGATCTTGACTTTGAGTCTGAGGAGGAGGCAGTCATCCAGAAGATAACTAAG GAGGTTTTCCCAGTCAGGGATGAAGTACTGTCTGATCTGGAGCTGTCAGATGATGACATCCCTCCAGCCACGCTGATCCCAGAGCCTCTGAAGCCCACACCGGTCCTGAAGCCCTCCTTTAAGAGCAAGAATGAGACAGACCTGTTTGGCTTGGGCTTTAAGGAGGAAGAAGCCCCCAAAGCCAAGGACAGCAGTGAGGACCAAGAAG AGAAGGAAAGCAAACATTCCTCAAAAgaaaagaagaaaaagaagaagaaaagcaAAGAA GAGGATGAGAAGAGCAGCAAGAAGAAGCATAAAAAGGACAAGAAGAAGGAGAAAGATGAGACCGGAACAGGTGATGACAAAGAGAGGAAAAAGAAGAAATCTCGGACCAAGAAAACCGGGGACATGGATGACTTGGAGGATTTCTTGGCTGGAGGGGAGGGGTCAGCAAATAGAGAGGGCGGAGACTATGAAGAACTCTAG
- the rabl6b gene encoding rab-like protein 6 isoform X2: protein MFSALKKLVGSEPGQPRDKNIPAGMQSMNQSLQRRFAKGVQYNMKIVIRGDRNTGKSTLWHRLQGKKFTDDYIPTQEIQATSIHWNYKTTDDVVKVEVWDVVDKGRGKKRGDTLKVENEPQESDEVALDAEFLDVYKNCNGVIMMFDITKQWTFNYILRELPKVPTHVPVCVLGNHRDMGDHRVILPDDIRQVIANLNRPMGSSYIHYAEASMKNGFGLKYLHRFFNIPFLQLQRETLLRQLETNQLDMDATLEELTVQQETEDQNYEIFLENIETRSKGYGSPGPANGQSPSSGSQSPIVPPSGASTGNSSPSTPHQPPIAAQVPGLQAPSPSPSPPPPALPAGMVSATAELQSPTLTQAQSPEHPGPSPSPPASAPAQAPPPQKRGLISRLFGSAPAPEVPAAMPEPEPAPVCPANVQSVDDFVPDEGLDKSFLEDSLPSKVKVPQPALESDSDGEDRGNPMVAGYQDELDPDDKELPLPNTLGLLTSKDFTMSSDEEEVEAQPPPPSPPVPAVTQVDHLNLDSDSELKQLGTESIMPHAMEPQAPEPLAPADQLLENTVPQVAEPITLTLTSAPAVALEQPGPPRGKNGGTPGADSDSDPGAPVAEQMLSFVMDDLDFESEEEAVIQKITKEVFPVRDEVLSDLELSDDDIPPATLIPEPLKPTPVLKPSFKSKNETDLFGLGFKEEEAPKAKDSSEDQEEKESKHSSKEKKKKKKKSKEEDEKSSKKKHKKDKKKEKDETGTGDDKERKKKKSRTKKTGDMDDLEDFLAGGEGSANREGGDYEEL from the exons ATGTTTTCAGCTTTGAAGAAGTTAGTTGGTTCTGAACCAGGCCAGCCgagggacaagaacatccctgctggCATGCAGTCCATGAACCAGAGTTTACAGAGACGCTTTGCCAAAGGAGTACAATACAACA TGAAAATAGTTATCCGCGGAGACCGAAATACTGGCAAGAGCACTCTATGGCATCGACTGCAAGGAAAGAAATTCACGGATGACTACATACCCACTCAAGAGATCCAGGCGACCAGCATCCATTGGAACTACAAAA cCACTGATGACGTGGTCAAGGTGGAGGTGTGGGACGTGGTGGATAAAG GCAGAGGTAAAAAGCGAGGGGACACTTTGAAAGTGGAGAATGAACCCCAAGAG TCTGACGAGGTGGCCTTGGATGCAGAGTTCCTAGATGTTTACAAGAACTGCAACGGTGTGATCATGATGTTTGACATTACCAAGCAATG GACATTCAACTACATCCTGAGAGAGCTGCCCAAAGTACCCACTCATGTTCCAGTGTGTGTCCTAGGTAACCACAGGGACATGGGTGACCACCGTGTCATTCTACCTGATGACATCCGCCAGGTTATCGCTAATCTGAATAG ACCCATGGGTTCTTCTTATATTCACTACGCTGAAGCCTCTATGAAGAATGGATTTGGTTTGAAATATTTACATAGATTTTTCAACATTCCTTTCCTGCAACTTCAG AGGGAGACTCTGTTACGGCAGCTCGAGACCAACCAGTTAGACATGGACGCCACTCTGGAGGAGCTCACCGTGCAGCAGGAGACTGaggatcaaaactatgaaat TTTCTTGGAGAACATAGAGACCCGCAGTAAAGGCTATGGTTCTCCTGGTCCAGCCAACGGCCAGAGCCCCTCCTCGGGCTCCCAGTCCCCTATCGTCCCTCCAAGTGGGGCCTCCACTGGCAATTCTAGCCCTAGTACCCCTCATCAGCCACCCATCGCTGCCCAGGTCCCCGGCCTCCAGGCCCCCTCGCCCTCGCCCTCTCCTCCGCCTCCTGCCCTGCCAGCTGGGATGGTTTCCGCCACAGCTGAGCTTCAGTCCCCAACTCTGACGCAGGCTCAAAGTCCTGAGCATCCTGGACCATCACCGTCTCCCCCAGCCTCGGCCCCTGCCCAGGCCCCGCCTCCTCAGAAACGTGGCCTGATCTCACGCCTCTTTGGCTCCGCCCCTGCCCCAGAGGTGCCTGCCGCCATGCCAG AGCCGGAGCCTGCCCCCGTGTGTCCTGCTAACGTTCAGAGTGTGGATGACTTTGTGCCAGATGAGGGTCTGGATAAAAGCTTCCTGGAGGACAGCCTTCCCTCTAAAGTCAAGGTTCCCCAACCTGCACTGGAAAGTGACAG TgatggagaggacagagggaacCCCATGGTGGCAGGTTATCAGGATGAGTTAGACCCAGATGACAAGGAGCTGCCCCTGCCCAACACCCTGGGCCTTCTCACCAGTAAAGACTTCACTATGTCTAGCgatgaggaggaggtggaagcacagcccccaccaccatcaccaccagtaCCTGCTGTCACTCAGGTTGACCACCTCAACCTTGACAGTGATTCAGAGCTGAAACA ACTGGGCACTGAGTCCATAATGCCCCATGCCATGGAGCCCCAAGCTCCGGAGCCTTTGGCACCTGCTGACCAACTCTTGGAGAACACTGTCCCCCAGGTGGCTGAGCCCATCACCCTCACCCTGACCTCTGCACCTGCAGTAGCCCTGgagcagccaggcccacccagaGGGAAAAACGGAGGAACCCCTGGGGCAGACTCGGACTCTGACCCAGGGGCCCCTGTTGCTGAACAGATGCTCTCCTTCGTCATGGATGATCTTGACTTTGAGTCTGAGGAGGAGGCAGTCATCCAGAAGATAACTAAG GAGGTTTTCCCAGTCAGGGATGAAGTACTGTCTGATCTGGAGCTGTCAGATGATGACATCCCTCCAGCCACGCTGATCCCAGAGCCTCTGAAGCCCACACCGGTCCTGAAGCCCTCCTTTAAGAGCAAGAATGAGACAGACCTGTTTGGCTTGGGCTTTAAGGAGGAAGAAGCCCCCAAAGCCAAGGACAGCAGTGAGGACCAAGAAG AGAAGGAAAGCAAACATTCCTCAAAAgaaaagaagaaaaagaagaagaaaagcaAAGAA GAGGATGAGAAGAGCAGCAAGAAGAAGCATAAAAAGGACAAGAAGAAGGAGAAAGATGAGACCGGAACAGGTGATGACAAAGAGAGGAAAAAGAAGAAATCTCGGACCAAGAAAACCGGGGACATGGATGACTTGGAGGATTTCTTGGCTGGAGGGGAGGGGTCAGCAAATAGAGAGGGCGGAGACTATGAAGAACTCTAG